Part of the Aquicella lusitana genome is shown below.
TTCAATATCTTGGAAAAAAAGGTCAATTAACAGAATACCTGAAAACCGTTGGCCAACTCCCTCCTGAACAACGTCCTCTTATCGGCCAAAAAGTAAATATTGCCAAAGATAAAATCCAGACGCTGATTGAGCAGCGCGATGCTGAGTTAAAGCAGGCTCAAATTGCGGATCAGCTTGCATCCGAGTCTGTTGATGTGACCTTGCCGGGGCGATCGCAACACTTTGGTAGCATCCATCCGCTTGTTAAATCATTTGAAGCAATACGCAGCATCTTCACTCAAATGGGTTTTGCATTTGTAGAAGGGCCGGAAATTGAAGATGATTTCCATAACTTTACCGCACTTAATATTCCACTTTTACATCCAGCTCGCGCGATGCAGGATACTTTCTATTTCCCTGATGGGTTGCTGCTGCGCACACACACATCTACCGTGCAAATCCGCGCGATGAAAAAAATGTCCGTGCCTTTGCGTATAGTGGCAATGGGAAGAGTATACCGCCGAGATTTTGATATGACACATACGCCCATGTTTCATCAAATGGAATGCCTGATGGTGGATGAAGCGATTTCCTTTGCGGATTTGAAAGGATTAATGACGCAATTTCTTCGTGAATTTTTTTCTGCCGACGTTCCTATTCGTTTCCGTCCGTCCTATTTTCCTTTTACTGAACCTTCAGCGGAAGTGGATATCGGCTGCTTAAACTGTAATGCTAAAGGGTGTCGCATTTGCAAAAAAACAGGCTGGTTGGAAGTATTGGGCTGTGGGATGGTGCATCCTAATGTGCTTAAAGGTGCAGGAATCGATAGCGAGCGTTATCGAGGATTTGCTTGTGGCGTTGGGGTGGATCGTTTAACCCTGTTGCGGTATGGCATCAGTGATTTGCGCGCATTATTTGAGAATGACTTGCGATTCTTGAAGCAGTTTTGAGAAGTGTCATGCAAGCGTAAGCTGATCTCCAGCAGTGTTAGCGGAAGACTGTTTTTCGCTGGCATGACAGTTTTTACACGAAGAAATATCCTATGAAGTTGAGCGAATCATGGTTGCGAGAATGGGTTAATCCGCGATTAACCCATGAAGAATTATGTCATACCCTGACAATGGCGGGTCTCGAAGTTGAAGAACTGGTGCCGGCTGCCGAATATTTTACCGGTATTGTAATAGGCGAAGTGCTGACGGTAGAAAAGCATCCTGAAGCAGACCGATTGCATGTATGCGAAGTAGATATCGGGGAGCCTGACACCCTGAAAATTGTTTGCGGTGCATCTAATGTGAAAGCGGGCATGAAAGTGCCAGTTGCCAGGGTAAATGCGATTCTGCCAGATAAGACAATTATCAACCTTACTCCTATTCGTGGCATAACATCCCAGGGCATGCTTTGCTCCGCTCGTGAACTCGGCCTTGCTGAGGAAAGCCAGGGCCTATGGGAATTTCCACACGATGCACCCATCGGTCAGGACATAAGAGTTTACTTGAACCTTGATGATTATGTCATTGATATTTCAATAACTCCCAATCGTGGAGATTGCTTAAGCGTACGTGGCATGGCGCGTGAGATAGCAGCGCTGACAGGTTCACCTTTAAATGAAGTCACTTTTAAAAAGCCAGTGCCTAGCACAGAGGAAAGGTTGCCTATAGCCATCGAGGCCAAATCCGCATGCCCACACTATGTCGGTCGTGTTATTCACGGTGTAAAAGCAGACGCGCCCACACCAACATGGTTAAAAGAACGTTTGCGCCGAAGTGGCATCCGTTCTATTAGCCCCATTGTAGATGTCACCAACTATGTCATGCTTGAATTGGGACAGCCCATGCATGCCTTTGATTTGGATACCATCAAGCAGGGCATTGTTGTACGGCAATCCAGGTCAGGCGAAAAAATAGCTTTGCTTGATGGCAGCGAAAAAGACTTGGATAGCGAGACGCTCATTATTGCGGATCATGAAAGGCCGCTAGCCATCGCAGGCGTGATGGGCGGCATGGATTCAAGTGTTACTTTATTAACTCGTTCTATCTTGTTGGAAAGCGCATATTTTTCCCCTCAAGTAATAGCACGTCAGCGGCAATATTATAATTTGAACTCGGATTCAGCTTACCGGTTTGAGCGCGGTGTGGATCCCGCCATACAGCAGGAAGCCATTGAACGCGCGACACAACTTATACTGGAGATCGCCGGTGGGAACGCGGGTCCGCTTATTAACGAAATGAGCAAGGCATACTTGCCCAAGGAACGTATGATTACCCTTGCGCCTGAAAAAATCGCGCGGGTATTAGGCATCACGATTTCAGAGAAAGAAATTGAAAACATTTTTAATTTGCTTTCGTTCACATGGAAACGGGAAAAAGAAAACTGGCTGGTACATGTGCCTTCCTACCGTTTTGACCTTTCCATTCCGGAAGATCTGATTGAAGAAGTCGCACGCTTGTATGGCTACGATAACATTCCTACTCATACCATGAAGACTGAATTACGTGTCATTTCGGCAGCTGAAAATACGCCAGACAGCCATGAACTCCGCCAGGCGTTGAGCGACCAGGGCTTCCATGAAATTATTTCTTACAGCTTCGTAGAAAAGCGGTTGCAGGCTTTACTGGATCCTCAAGAAACCCCGCGTGAGATTGCCAATCCGATCACAGCCGATATGACAGTCATGCGTACCAATTTGTGGCCGGGCCTAGTGAGTGCCTTTCTCTATAATAAAAGCCGCCAGCAGCACCGGGTGCGATTATTTGAACTGGGTACCTGCTTTGTGACCCGAGGTAAGGAGATTCTGCAGCAGCCACGGCTAGGCGGGTTGTTAGCCGGCTTTGCCTGCCCAGAACAATGGGGCGAGCCTGCAAGAGCTGCCGATTTTTATGATTTGAAAGGCCATATTGAAA
Proteins encoded:
- the pheS gene encoding phenylalanine--tRNA ligase subunit alpha; translated protein: MEVLEEILRNAESAIQAAADLKSLDHCRVQYLGKKGQLTEYLKTVGQLPPEQRPLIGQKVNIAKDKIQTLIEQRDAELKQAQIADQLASESVDVTLPGRSQHFGSIHPLVKSFEAIRSIFTQMGFAFVEGPEIEDDFHNFTALNIPLLHPARAMQDTFYFPDGLLLRTHTSTVQIRAMKKMSVPLRIVAMGRVYRRDFDMTHTPMFHQMECLMVDEAISFADLKGLMTQFLREFFSADVPIRFRPSYFPFTEPSAEVDIGCLNCNAKGCRICKKTGWLEVLGCGMVHPNVLKGAGIDSERYRGFACGVGVDRLTLLRYGISDLRALFENDLRFLKQF
- the pheT gene encoding phenylalanine--tRNA ligase subunit beta — translated: MKLSESWLREWVNPRLTHEELCHTLTMAGLEVEELVPAAEYFTGIVIGEVLTVEKHPEADRLHVCEVDIGEPDTLKIVCGASNVKAGMKVPVARVNAILPDKTIINLTPIRGITSQGMLCSARELGLAEESQGLWEFPHDAPIGQDIRVYLNLDDYVIDISITPNRGDCLSVRGMAREIAALTGSPLNEVTFKKPVPSTEERLPIAIEAKSACPHYVGRVIHGVKADAPTPTWLKERLRRSGIRSISPIVDVTNYVMLELGQPMHAFDLDTIKQGIVVRQSRSGEKIALLDGSEKDLDSETLIIADHERPLAIAGVMGGMDSSVTLLTRSILLESAYFSPQVIARQRQYYNLNSDSAYRFERGVDPAIQQEAIERATQLILEIAGGNAGPLINEMSKAYLPKERMITLAPEKIARVLGITISEKEIENIFNLLSFTWKREKENWLVHVPSYRFDLSIPEDLIEEVARLYGYDNIPTHTMKTELRVISAAENTPDSHELRQALSDQGFHEIISYSFVEKRLQALLDPQETPREIANPITADMTVMRTNLWPGLVSAFLYNKSRQQHRVRLFELGTCFVTRGKEILQQPRLGGLLAGFACPEQWGEPARAADFYDLKGHIENLISLCYPHAEVTFTSETHPALHPGQTAGIYYQEQQIGIMGAFHPSVLQALDVSESVFVFELDLNLLNKPVLSRFHEISKYPEIRRDLAILVNQTIPSKDIQDTIKGVAGDWLKDVFIFDVYQGKGIPPGLKSIALALILQHSTRTLVDDEVSALMERVIMALKGQLGAELRS